One stretch of Pieris brassicae chromosome 8, ilPieBrab1.1, whole genome shotgun sequence DNA includes these proteins:
- the LOC123713162 gene encoding uncharacterized protein LOC123713162 isoform X1, whose amino-acid sequence MITKMLQHVLFLTVFLLSGRNAVDSAKQDVRVSDSYLPVAMQIIAHLTDQMSFEMKDEVPLKTTTTHKPLDITTPFHKPGLYSPSSPPKPSDRISPGKNFPKTQQFVLLPIEQHQYSLIKPQGTKSDGPLLAAHNEEVNPIVDPAPNDPHLLPPYDDLKVSSRSDDFDEENLQYLSANVREMIRMANDPDDDRIVDVWEGLRLNPAEPSSKGKLSTSNLRLLLLYDLLSRDAKRQRLSDYSGFSPEVMKSLAESSSGGARAQLSMALSKMVDRHDCGHDYANNRSKEMVAELAKDESTLSAALRYLQPLVYKL is encoded by the exons ATG ATAACCAAAATGTTACAACACGTTCTTTTTCTGACGGTTTTTCTTCTGTCCGGGAGGAATGCG GTCGACTCAGCAAAACAAGATGTCCGCGTCTCCGACTCTTACCTGCCCGTAGCCATGCAGATCATCGCTCATCTTACTGACCAAATGTCTTTTGAAATGAAAGACGAGGTTCCTCTAAAAACTACTACAACTCACAAACCATT AGATATAACAACACCATTCCACAAACCTGGCCTATATTCACCATCATCACCACCAAAGCCTTCAGACCGTATTTCCCCTGGCAAGAACTTCCCAAAAACCCAACAATTTGTCCTTCTCCCTATCGAGCAGCATCAATACAGCCTGATCAAACCACAAGGCACCAAGTCCGATGGACCCCTTCTGGCAGCTCATAACGAAGAGGTGAATCCTATTGTGGATCCAGCACCAAATGACCCACATTTGCTGCCACCATATGATGATTTGAAGGTCTCAAGCCGTTCTGATGATTTTGATGAAGAGAACTTGCAGTATCTATCTGCAAATGTAAGAGAAATGATAAGAATGGCCAATGATCCTGATGATGATAGGATTGTAGACGTGTGGGAAG GTCTCAGATTGAATCCAGCGGAACCTTCCTCTAAAGGCAAATTGTCAACGTCTAATTTGAGACTTTTATTGCTGTACGATCTACTGAGCAGAGACGCTAAACGGCAGAGGCTATCTGACTACAGT GGTTTCTCGCCTGAAGTTATGAAGTCTCTTGCTGAGTCAtctagcggtggtgcgcgggcACAACTCAGCATGGCTCTCTCCAAGATGGTAGATCGACACGACTGCGGCCATGATTACGCTAACAACAGATCCAAAGAGATGGTCGCGGAGTTGGCGAAGGATGAATCCACTTTATCAGCAGCTTTAAGATACTTACAGCCACTTGTTTATAAGCTTtag
- the LOC123713130 gene encoding uncharacterized protein LOC123713130: MSQKGSDSSNVILCERFNKHLRVSQQMKDTKVVHRPNIVKKVVLSKQINPTSKHRKSSSTGVISNTKTNVRTFKSTKSDCMFHVSQAKFDYCKKCGDCKGLADREKSDDLCNKTINSKKTKCEVQTGVQEHYLNKNFHQSTESITNGIPKKVSLDTIKEQPESNNSSDDIFRIYDDCSTEELGFFNTDDQDNINILKNFRNTNFFECHSAKSRMHSIANKEKHKCIYRFYLNERLFPVPFNTDFNGNIRCMECNLPLKDEEDLATNGMIQAKVKLNNEVQDMILMLPVKDHLIIKERKMIKNKEDIDSVYFGIIKLDLNGDSMFNRTLPGDSLALKYQKGYRQYVDDPNYDYANTNNDDIVII; this comes from the coding sequence atgtcacAAAAAGGCAGTGATTCGtctaatgtaatattatgtgaaagatttaacaaacatttacGCGTTTCACAACAAATGAAAGACACTAAAGTTGTACACAGACCAAACATTGTGAAAAAGGTTGTTTTATCAAAACAAATCAATCCAACATCTAAACATAGGAAAAGTAGTTCAACGGGTGTCATTTCCAACACCAAAACAAATGTAAGAACTTTCAAAAGTACCAAATCGGACTGCATGTTCCATGTCTCACAAGCAAAGTTTGATTATTGCAAGAAATGTGGTGACTGCAAAGGACTAGCAGACAGGGAAAAATCTGATGATCTTTGTAATAAAACcattaattctaaaaaaactaaatgtgAAGTACAGACTGGTGTTCAGGAACATTACTTAAATAAGAACTTTCATCAATCCACAGAATCTATAACCAATGGTATACCCAAAAAAGTGTCATTAGATACAATAAAGGAACAGCCTGAAAGTAATAACTCATCCGATGATATATTCAGAATTTATGATGACTGTTCAACAGAAGAATTAGGTTTCTTCAACACAGATGACCAAGATAAcattaatatcttaaaaaactttagaaatacaaacttttttgaatgcCATTCAGCAAAATCAAGGATGCATAGTATTGCCAATAAAGAGAAACATAAGtgtatttatagattttatttaaatgaaagatTGTTCCCTGTGCCTTTTAATACTGATTTTAATGGGAATATAAGATGTATGGAATGCAATTTGCCATTAAAAGATGAAGAGGATCTTGCTACAAATGGAATGATTCAGGCTaaagtaaaacttaataatgaGGTGCAGGATATGATTTTGATGTTGCCAGTTAAGGATCATTTAATcattaaagaaagaaaaatgataaaaaataaggaaGACATAGACTCTGTCTATTTTGGAATTATAAAGCTGGATTTAAATGGTGATTCAATGTTTAATAGAACACTTCCAGGTGATTCTTTAGCCTTAAAATACCAGAAAGGCTACAGGCAGTATGTAGATGACCCAAACTATGATTATGCAAACACTAATAATGATgacattgttataatataa
- the LOC123713162 gene encoding uncharacterized protein LOC123713162 isoform X2: MLQHVLFLTVFLLSGRNAVDSAKQDVRVSDSYLPVAMQIIAHLTDQMSFEMKDEVPLKTTTTHKPLDITTPFHKPGLYSPSSPPKPSDRISPGKNFPKTQQFVLLPIEQHQYSLIKPQGTKSDGPLLAAHNEEVNPIVDPAPNDPHLLPPYDDLKVSSRSDDFDEENLQYLSANVREMIRMANDPDDDRIVDVWEGLRLNPAEPSSKGKLSTSNLRLLLLYDLLSRDAKRQRLSDYSGFSPEVMKSLAESSSGGARAQLSMALSKMVDRHDCGHDYANNRSKEMVAELAKDESTLSAALRYLQPLVYKL; encoded by the exons ATGTTACAACACGTTCTTTTTCTGACGGTTTTTCTTCTGTCCGGGAGGAATGCG GTCGACTCAGCAAAACAAGATGTCCGCGTCTCCGACTCTTACCTGCCCGTAGCCATGCAGATCATCGCTCATCTTACTGACCAAATGTCTTTTGAAATGAAAGACGAGGTTCCTCTAAAAACTACTACAACTCACAAACCATT AGATATAACAACACCATTCCACAAACCTGGCCTATATTCACCATCATCACCACCAAAGCCTTCAGACCGTATTTCCCCTGGCAAGAACTTCCCAAAAACCCAACAATTTGTCCTTCTCCCTATCGAGCAGCATCAATACAGCCTGATCAAACCACAAGGCACCAAGTCCGATGGACCCCTTCTGGCAGCTCATAACGAAGAGGTGAATCCTATTGTGGATCCAGCACCAAATGACCCACATTTGCTGCCACCATATGATGATTTGAAGGTCTCAAGCCGTTCTGATGATTTTGATGAAGAGAACTTGCAGTATCTATCTGCAAATGTAAGAGAAATGATAAGAATGGCCAATGATCCTGATGATGATAGGATTGTAGACGTGTGGGAAG GTCTCAGATTGAATCCAGCGGAACCTTCCTCTAAAGGCAAATTGTCAACGTCTAATTTGAGACTTTTATTGCTGTACGATCTACTGAGCAGAGACGCTAAACGGCAGAGGCTATCTGACTACAGT GGTTTCTCGCCTGAAGTTATGAAGTCTCTTGCTGAGTCAtctagcggtggtgcgcgggcACAACTCAGCATGGCTCTCTCCAAGATGGTAGATCGACACGACTGCGGCCATGATTACGCTAACAACAGATCCAAAGAGATGGTCGCGGAGTTGGCGAAGGATGAATCCACTTTATCAGCAGCTTTAAGATACTTACAGCCACTTGTTTATAAGCTTtag
- the LOC123713163 gene encoding uncharacterized protein LOC123713163 codes for MDKFGFVVFYLLLHQGHLRSLPEEDSVVSVYTKEAAPGVDVYHQIANNIAERITSPIYRFLGYNRTTPAPETTTKHNWDKIEILETQHAKSFPPVNNDIGEKDVEELSEDVQKKTDRKPEKFTLYSNYLPLGKLEFDSHNDTKDDDDDFGFDDVESDEDVKPRQGPFTFVLELMSSLIQLIYGGFVALFQRRPAQTS; via the exons ATGGATAAATTCGGTTTTGTCGTCTTTTACTTACTG ttacatCAAGGCCACCTACGCAGTCTGCCCGAGGAAGACTCGGTGGTTAGCGTATACACCAAGGAAGCAGCACCAGGTGTAGACGTCTACCATCAGATCGCGAATAATATTGCTGAGAGGATCACATCACCAATTTACAG gttCCTAGGTTACAATCGCACTACTCCCGCTCCAGAAACGACAACAAAACACAACTGGGACAAAATAGAAATCTTAGAAACTCAACACGCGAAATCTTTTCCGCCTGTGAACAACGATATAGGAGAAAAAGACGTTGAAGAATTATCTGAAGATGTGCAGAAGAAAACAGACAGAAAACCGGAGAAATTTACGCTATATTCTAATTACTTGCCTCTTGGTAAGTTAGAGTTTGATAGTCATAATGATACTaaagatgatgatgatgattttgGTTTCGATGATGTAGAAAGTGATGAAGATGTTAAGCCACGTCAAGGGCCATTTACATTCGTTTTGGAGCTGATGTCCAGTTTGATACAGTTAATATATGGTGGGTTTGTAGCGCTATTTCAGAGGAGACCTGCACAAACTAgttag